One Pieris rapae chromosome 7, ilPieRapa1.1, whole genome shotgun sequence genomic window carries:
- the LOC111004159 gene encoding carbonic anhydrase 1 encodes MDTNVGFKITSSKTAATSDAEQISKLRASQSPIAISVNRCPTWSSLDPLKFKGYWNNDSHGVLLNTGQTAYFTFDSATRPILSGGPLIGEYIFEQMHFHWSVDDFTGCEHVLDGHGYAAECHLVHYNSKYESMEVAVANPDGLAVVGFLLEAVDAPNPSFDWFVEALDQIKKQDNAVQLPSASLAWMDRAEVTTGSYVTYKGSLTTPPYTECVTWIIYEKPVQIGSEQLGLLRQLEGVDKTPIERNVRPTQRHPPGHSVIYVKQVKAKL; translated from the exons ctgaacaaatatcaaaattacgAGCGTCACAGTCACCCATAGCAATTTCAGTGAATCGGTGTCCGACCTGGTCATCATTAGATCCTCTAAAGTTCAAAGGATACTGGAATAATGACTCCCACGGGGTTCTTCTGAACACTGGCCAGAcag CATATTTCACATTTGACTCTGCAACACGGCCGATATTGAGTGGTGGTCCGCTGATAGGGGAATACATATTTGAGCAGATGCACTTTCATTGGTCGGTTGATGACTTCACTGGCTGTGAACATGTGCTTGATGGACATGG atacGCAGCAGAATGCCATCTTGTACATTACAATAGTAAATATGAATCTATGGAAGTAGCTGTGGCAAACCCTGATGGTTTGGCAGTCGTGGGATTCCTTCTAGAGGCAGTTGATGCTCCTAACCCAAGTTTTGACTGGTTTGTTGAAGCCTTAGACCAGATTAAGAAGCAAGATAATGCTGTTCAATTACCTTCCG CGTCATTAGCTTGGATGGATAGAGCGGAAGTAACAACTGGTAGCTATGTTACGTACAAAGGATCATTAACGACGCCGCCATACACAGAATGTGTTACTTGGATCATATATGAGAAACCAGTCCAGATTGGTAGCGAACAG CTGGGACTATTAAGACAATTGGAGGGTGTCGACAAAACGCCAATCGAACGGAATGTAAGGCCCACTCAGAGGCACCCACCAGGACACTCCGTTATTTACGTTAAACAAGTGAAAGCGAAACTGTGa
- the LOC111004160 gene encoding MYCBP-associated protein, translating into MQNQESKPKYKQMEVYPDRELLVWEKWIEIRKEETLHLAQKTDRPPADLTMNLLEKIREDKERKIVLEHAQIEKKPTVRGYLWEQPQRLKQGCYCENVYEIQRTKEEKGLPRVIQHIGVPKYIQETEKGIIGVPERKPCGNLDHEYMQYREKRENDLKEQIKKIDPFRPDIDELLVRGNKPKPAPPKIPPLPKVTLSTVITRGDEATCSIYALKINNSLFIKDIHDHKISHLRAMQKELCHESCNTWSYYFNTPINRAGRCKLFVKNPGTVMIKYCWKKIKRSLPFIPEEPLEQVFFFNKNEGSLYPGQEKELCFTFISDKPGIYNEIWELSTSNVCFFDTLTEKFIINLTGDSVENIERLIRKAGKLEGKINHAASRNIIMSLIDDTITKAVSIKPEAYPYKKLLLEKDMFIMKNPVCFYHQTEVTNLRDLYSEMLPNETWDLSITSWRSAMVEKEYDDRMKYYELLRKSHLHLLKPWYEEDDIMQEKYRAVNILLGQLIDKFDYEYFRIRQLILNLPEGDTSETTTVSNIFLEASPMDFTIRNIFYVKMYEHVATTMEMCAGILSNLDLNRWLQFDFCRL; encoded by the exons ATGCAAAACCAGGAATCTAAACCAAAATATAAGCAAATGGAAGTGTATCCGGATCGAGAACTGTTAGTGTGGGAAAAATGGATAGAAATTAGAAAAGAAGAAACACTGCATTTGGCACAAAAAACTGACAGACCACCAGCCGACCTCACTATGAATTTATTAGAGAAAATACGTGAggataaagaaagaaaaatcgtTCTGGAACATGCCCAAATCGAGAAAAAACCGACAGTACGTGGTTATTTGTGGGAACAACCACAGCGACTAAAACAAGGTTGCTATTGTGAAAATGTGTACGAAATACAAAGAACAAAAGAAGAGAAGGGCCTTCCTCGAGTTATACAACATATAGGAGTACCAAAATACATACAAGAAACAGAGAAAGGTATTATTGGAGTACCAGAACGAAAACCATGCGGTAACTTAGACCACGAGTACATGCAATACCGAGAAAAAAGGGAAAACGACCTAAAGGagcagattaaaaaaattgacccATTCAG GCCGGATATAGACGAATTATTAGTAAGAGGCAATAAACCAAAGCCAGCGCCGCCAAAAATACCGCCTCTGCCAAAAGTGACGCTTTCTACTGTAATAACTCGAGGAGATGAAGCAACCTGTTCAATTTACgctctaaaaataaacaactctCTATTCATCAAAGATATACACGATCATAAAATATCTCATCTAAGAGCCATGCAAAAAGAATTATGTCATGAGTCTTGTAATACATggtcttattattttaatacaccaATCAATCGAGCTGGCAGGTGTAAACTTTTCGTAAAAAATCCAGGAACAGTAATGATAAAATACTGTTGGAAAAAGATAAAACGATCGCTTCCATTTATTCCGGAAGAGCCTCTAGaacaagtatttttctttaataaaaatgaaggtAGTTTATACCCTGGCCAAGAAAAAGaattatgttttacatttatatcagACAAACCTGGAATATACAATGAAATATGGGAGCTAAGTACTAGCaacgtttgtttttttgataCTCTTACagaaaaatttatcattaatttaactGGTGATTCGGTTGAAAACATAGAAAGATTGATAAGAAAGGCTGGTAAGCtagaaggaaaaataaatcatgCCGCCTCACGAAACATTATTATGAGCTTAATTGACGATACCATTACTAAAGCAGTTAGTATTAAACCCGAAGCTTATCCTTACAAAAAGCTGCTTCTTGAAAaagatatgtttattatgaaaaatccCGTCTGTTTCTATCATCAGACAGAAGTTACAAATCTCAGAGATTTATATTCGGAAATGTTACCTAATGAGACTTGGGATCTCTCAATAACAAGCTGGAGAAGTGCAATGGTAGAAAAAGAATACGATGACAGAATGAAATATTACGAGCTGCTAAGGAAATCCCACCTTCATTTACTTAAACCTTGGTATGAAGAAGACGACATTATGCAGGAAAAATACCGAGCTGTCAACATTCTACTTGGGCAGTTGATAGATAAATTTGATTATGAGTACTTTAGAATTCGGCAATTAATTCTTAATCTACCGGAAGGTGATACGTCAGAAACGACAACTGtttctaatattttcttgGAGGCTTCACCAATGGATTTCACAATACGAAACATATtctatgtaaaaatgtatgaacACGTTGCAACTACAATGGAGATGTGTGCAGGAATTTTGAgcaatttagatttaaatagatggttacaatttgatttttgtaGATTGTAG